Proteins encoded by one window of Saccopteryx bilineata isolate mSacBil1 unplaced genomic scaffold, mSacBil1_pri_phased_curated manual_scaffold_210, whole genome shotgun sequence:
- the LOC136318418 gene encoding histone-lysine N-methyltransferase PRDM9-like isoform X1, giving the protein MYSLREIKGHVYQEVSKPQDDDYLYFEKCQNFFMDSCDVHGPPTFVKDSAVDKGHPNHAALILLPGLRIRPSGIPEAGLGVWNEASALPVGLHFGPYEGQITEDEEAGNNGYSWQITKGRNFYKYVNGKDESWANWMRYVNCAWDDEEQNLVAFQYHRQIFYQTCQVIRPDCELLVWYGDEFGQKLGIKCSSKWKRELTAAREPKPEIQPCPSCSLVFSSQEFLTQHVGCSHPHEILPGTSTRKQFQSEDPCPEDPNQQQQHTDTHN; this is encoded by the exons ATGTATAGCCTACGAGAAATAAAAGGCCATGTGTACCAAGAGGTCAGCAAGCCCCAGGATGATGACTACCTCT ATTTTGAGAAGTGTCAGAACTTCTTCATGGACAGTTGTGATGTGCATGGCCCccctacatttgtaaaagacagtgcagtggataaggggcaTCCGAACCATGCAGCCCTCATTCTGCTccctgggttgagaatcagacCATCGGGCATCCCTGAAGCTGGGCTTGGAGTGTGGAATGAGgcatctgctctgccagtgggtctgcactttggcccttatgagggccagatcacagaagatgaagaggcaggcaacAACGGATACTCCTGGCAG atCACCAAAGGGAGAAACTTCTATAAGTATGTGAATGGGAAGGATGAATCCTGGGCCAACTGGATGAG gtatgtgaactgtgcctgggatgatgaagagcagaacctggtggcctttcagtatcACAGGCAGATTTTCTACCAAACCTGCCAGGTCATCAGGCCAGACTGTGAGCTGCTAGTCTGGTATGGTGATGAGtttggccagaagctgggcaTCAAGTGCAGCAGCAAGTGGAAGAGAGAGCTCACAGCAGCTAGAG AACCAAAGCCAGAGATACAACCATGTCCTTCCTGCTCCCTGGTCTTCTCCAGTCAGGAATTCCTCACCCAACATGTGGGATGCAGTCACCCCCATGAGATTCTCCCAGGAACATCTACAAGAAAACAGTTTCAATCAGAGGATCCCTGCCCAGAGGATCCAAATCAGCAGCAACaacatactgatacacacaactGA
- the LOC136318418 gene encoding histone-lysine N-methyltransferase PRDM9-like isoform X2 has protein sequence MDSCDVHGPPTFVKDSAVDKGHPNHAALILLPGLRIRPSGIPEAGLGVWNEASALPVGLHFGPYEGQITEDEEAGNNGYSWQITKGRNFYKYVNGKDESWANWMRYVNCAWDDEEQNLVAFQYHRQIFYQTCQVIRPDCELLVWYGDEFGQKLGIKCSSKWKRELTAAREPKPEIQPCPSCSLVFSSQEFLTQHVGCSHPHEILPGTSTRKQFQSEDPCPEDPNQQQQHTDTHN, from the exons ATGGACAGTTGTGATGTGCATGGCCCccctacatttgtaaaagacagtgcagtggataaggggcaTCCGAACCATGCAGCCCTCATTCTGCTccctgggttgagaatcagacCATCGGGCATCCCTGAAGCTGGGCTTGGAGTGTGGAATGAGgcatctgctctgccagtgggtctgcactttggcccttatgagggccagatcacagaagatgaagaggcaggcaacAACGGATACTCCTGGCAG atCACCAAAGGGAGAAACTTCTATAAGTATGTGAATGGGAAGGATGAATCCTGGGCCAACTGGATGAG gtatgtgaactgtgcctgggatgatgaagagcagaacctggtggcctttcagtatcACAGGCAGATTTTCTACCAAACCTGCCAGGTCATCAGGCCAGACTGTGAGCTGCTAGTCTGGTATGGTGATGAGtttggccagaagctgggcaTCAAGTGCAGCAGCAAGTGGAAGAGAGAGCTCACAGCAGCTAGAG AACCAAAGCCAGAGATACAACCATGTCCTTCCTGCTCCCTGGTCTTCTCCAGTCAGGAATTCCTCACCCAACATGTGGGATGCAGTCACCCCCATGAGATTCTCCCAGGAACATCTACAAGAAAACAGTTTCAATCAGAGGATCCCTGCCCAGAGGATCCAAATCAGCAGCAACaacatactgatacacacaactGA